DNA sequence from the bacterium genome:
CAGCGTCGCCAGGAGGACGAACGCCGGCACGGCGGCGGCGAGCAGCCCGAACAGCCCCATGGCGGAGGCGATGAGCACGTTGCCCAACGTCGCCAGGGCCACCCATCGGCTCGGAGCGAACGACCAGAGCCGTCCGCGGACGCGCGTCAGGTAGATCGTCGCCTGCGCGGAATAGATGAGGAAAGCGAACATCAGCGTCTGGATCTGCGGCACCGACAGGTGCAGGCCGTTCAGGGCCCAGGCGAGGATGACGAAGGCCAGCGCCAGCCAGGCGACGGCGAACAGCCCGGCGACCTTGCCGATCTCGGCGACGTTCCACCGCTCCGGCAGCGGCGAGATCCAGGCGCGGTCGGTGGCGAGGGTGATCGTCACCACGTCGTTCAGGATCACGAGCACGGCGATCAGCAGCAGCGAGGTCACGAAGAATCCGGTCGCGATGTAGCCGACGGCCAGCAGCGCGGCGAGCTCGACGGTGCGCGCGATCTTGGTCAGGGTCCAGGTCAGCATCCGGCGGTAGACGCGCCGGCCGCTGTGGACGACGGCGATCATGTCCTGCAGGCCTGGTCGCGTGAGCACGACCTGCGCCGCCGCCTTGGCCACGTCCGACGCCGAGCTGACGGCGATGCCGACCTCGGCCTGCTTGAGCGCGGGCGCGTCGTTGACGCCGTCGCCCGTCATGCCCGTCACCCGACCCGAACGCTGCAGCGTCTGCACCAGGTCGAACTTGTCCTGCGGGTAGCAGTGGGCGAAGCCATCGAACCGCAGCGGCTCGAGCTTGGCCGCGGCCGCGTCGCCGAACCGCTCGCCCAGACCCACCTGGCGCGCCACCGCGCGCGCCGTCGCCAGCGTGTCGCCGCTGAGCATGAGAAGGCGCACGCCGAGCCCGCGAAGCGCCTGGACGAGAGCCGCGGCGTCGCGGCGCGGCGTATCGGCGAGCGCGACCAGGCCGCGAATCGACAGCGCGCCGTCCGGACCGGCGGCCACCGCGAGGACGCGGGCGCCGGTCGCCGCGAGCCGCTCGACCTGCGCCGCGAGCTCGGGCCGCGCCCCGGCCAGGTCCTGCACGACGAGCGGCGATCCCATCACCACCCTGAGGACGGCGCCGTCGCGCTCGATGGTCGCCTCGGAGCGCTTGCGCGCGGGATCGAAGGCGACGAAGGACTGCCGCGCCGGCAGCGGCACCGCGCGCTGCCGCAGCGCCTCCAGGATCGCCGCCTCGAGCGGCTCCTGCGTCGAGGCATCGCAGGCGGTACCGGCCAAGGCGAGCACCTCGTCCTCGCTGTCGGTCGCCAGCGCCACCACGGCCACCACCACCTGGCGGTTCTCGGTCAGCGTGCCGGTCTTGTCGACGCACAGCACGTCCATCGTCGCCGCCTCCTGAACCGCGGACAGCCCGGTGACCAGCACCCCTTCGCCGGCGAGCGCGCGGGCCTCGACGGCGTTGGCGACGGTGAACGCGGCCGGCATCGTCACCGGAACGGTCGCGATCACGAGCACGAGCAGGAATGGCACCAGCTCGAGCAGCGGGGCGCCGCTCCACAGCGCGAAGGCCACCAGCACGGCCGCGAGGATCGCATCGATGGTCACGAGGTGGCGGACGACCGCGAACAGCAACTGGTCGAGGTGGCCGGCCGAACGAGCGGAGCGCACCAGCTCGGCGGTGCGGCCGAAGAAGGTCCGCCCGCCCGTGGCGGTGACGACGGCCGTGGCCTCGCCGCGGCGCACCGTCGACGCCGAGTAGATCGCCTCGCCGGCGCCGCGGCTGACGAGCGCCGACTCGCCGGTGAGCGATGACTGGTCGAGCTCGATCGTGCCGTCGCGCACCGTGGCGTCGGCGGGCACGAGGTCGCCGGCGCGGAGGCGGATCTCGTCGCCGGCGACGATGTCGCGCGCCGCGATCATCCGCCAGGCGCCATCGCGCCGCACGCGCGCGCTGACGCGCAGACGGCTGCGCAGCAGATCCAGCACCCGTTGCGCACGCTGCTCCTGCACGCCCCCGACGACGGCGCTGAACAACAACCAGGCGGCGATCATCGCCGGCTCGGCGACCTTGCCGAGCGCCAGCTCGAGCACGAGCGCCCCTTCCAGCATCCACGGGATGGGCCCCCAGAGGCGCTTGAGCACGCCGCGAAACGGGTCCGGCGCCTGCTCGGGGATCTCGTTGCGCCCGTCGCGGTCGAGCCGCTCCCGGGCTTCGGCTTCCGACAGCCCGCGTGGTGACGCCGGCAGTGTGGCATCCATCGTGGTGACCTCCTCGCGATGCGCCAGCGGTACGCCGGCCTCGCTCGCCATCGCGTGCGCCGCCGGGGCATCCGCCCGGCTACATGATGCGGACCTGGACCCCGACGAAGGCCAACAGCACGCCGACGCTCATCAGACCCATCGCCCACGTCAACACGTTGCCCTCCGCGGAGCGACCCAGGAAGCCGCCCAGGACGCCCAGCGCGGCGATGGGCCCGCCGAGCGAGATCCAGCTCGCCCCGGGCAGGGCCATGGCAACGAGCAGCGGGAACACCGCCCCCATGAAGCTGCACGAGCCGGAGACCAGGCTGCCGATGATGGATTCGACCAGAACGGCGCGGCCGAGCTGCGTCCTGACCAGCGGCCCCCGTGAGCCGAGCGTGAGATGCTTCGCCGCTTCCACCAACCGATTCCGGAACGTCGCATATTGCGCCACGAAGAAGGTGAAGGCCGCCGAAATCGAGGCCACCACCGCGACGCGGATCACGTCGCCGGCGTCGACCGCCGCATGACTCGCGACGACCTTGCCGGCGGCGAGCACGAGCGCCGTCAGGATGCCGTCGACGAGGCCGACGACCAACGCGAATCCATGCTCCCCGCGCGCGGAGACCGCCATGGCTCAGCGCGCCCGCTTCTCCCGCTCCACCATGCGCTCGCCACAGACGATCTGATCGACGCTGTTGACCACCGCGCCGGTTCGTTCGATCGCCTTCTTCACCGCCTCGAAATCGATGTTCTGACCCTCGACGGTGATGTCGGTTCCCACCGTCTCCATGTCGATCCCGTTGACGGTGACGTTGACGCCCTCCACCCCCGTCACGGCCTCGACGGCAGCCGCCAACGCGATCAGATCCGGGCGGTCGTGAGCTTTGTCGACGTCCAGTGCCAGTCTGCGGATGTTCATCGATTGTCCCTCCTCGAGCGCGGCCGCTCCGCGCCACAGTCGCGCGCGCACCGTATCGCGGCGGATCATACCGCGCTGCGCTCCGGATCGCATCCGGACCGATCGGTGCACGGGACGGGGCGGTGGTTTCTCGTGGACTTGTCGTCGAACCCGTACTACACGCCGAGCCGCGAAGTCTTCGCGGTCAGAACGTCCTCGAGAGGGGGGAACCTCATGGGGGTCTCGACGTTCGCGAGAGTCGGTGTCGGTGGTTTGGTCGCGCGGTGGGTGCGCGGCGGAGCGGCCGTCGTGATCCTGCCGGCGATGGCACTGGCGATGGCCGACGACTGCGCCCTGGCGCAATCGCGCTGCACCTCGCTCAAGTACAAGTTCGCGGGGAAAGGCGCGCTGTCGAAGGCGAAGTGCGTGGCGCGCGCCGCCCGCACCGGCAGCGCGGTCGATCCGGCCTGCCTGGCGGCGGCGGAGCAGAAGCTCAGCGAGAAGTGGGCGATCGCCGAGAGCAAGGGCGATTGCGCGTCGGTCGGCGACGGGGGCGTGGTGCAGGACAAGATCGACGACTTCATCGCCTCCCTGACCGGCTGTCTGCAGGGGCTGCCGACGCCGACACCGATTCCGACGCCCACCCAAACGGCGACCGGCACCGCCACGGCGACCGCGACCGAAACCCCGACGGGCGGACCGCCGCCGGCGCAGTGCTGCTCGTTCGTCGAGCCCAGCGCCGGTCAGGTGTGCCTGATCCTCTCTCCCACCGTCTGCGCGCTCTTCGGCGGCACCTCCAGCAGCGGCGACTGCGATGCCTCGACCGGTCTCTGCGGCGCCCCGCCGGTGAGCACCGGCGATTGCTGTTCCGACGCGGTCTTCGCCTTTAGCTGCCTGGCGGG
Encoded proteins:
- a CDS encoding HAD-IC family P-type ATPase, whose translation is MDATLPASPRGLSEAEARERLDRDGRNEIPEQAPDPFRGVLKRLWGPIPWMLEGALVLELALGKVAEPAMIAAWLLFSAVVGGVQEQRAQRVLDLLRSRLRVSARVRRDGAWRMIAARDIVAGDEIRLRAGDLVPADATVRDGTIELDQSSLTGESALVSRGAGEAIYSASTVRRGEATAVVTATGGRTFFGRTAELVRSARSAGHLDQLLFAVVRHLVTIDAILAAVLVAFALWSGAPLLELVPFLLVLVIATVPVTMPAAFTVANAVEARALAGEGVLVTGLSAVQEAATMDVLCVDKTGTLTENRQVVVAVVALATDSEDEVLALAGTACDASTQEPLEAAILEALRQRAVPLPARQSFVAFDPARKRSEATIERDGAVLRVVMGSPLVVQDLAGARPELAAQVERLAATGARVLAVAAGPDGALSIRGLVALADTPRRDAAALVQALRGLGVRLLMLSGDTLATARAVARQVGLGERFGDAAAAKLEPLRFDGFAHCYPQDKFDLVQTLQRSGRVTGMTGDGVNDAPALKQAEVGIAVSSASDVAKAAAQVVLTRPGLQDMIAVVHSGRRVYRRMLTWTLTKIARTVELAALLAVGYIATGFFVTSLLLIAVLVILNDVVTITLATDRAWISPLPERWNVAEIGKVAGLFAVAWLALAFVILAWALNGLHLSVPQIQTLMFAFLIYSAQATIYLTRVRGRLWSFAPSRWVALATLGNVLIASAMGLFGLLAAAVPAFVLLATLAAVLATTLVLDELKLRLLQRTTVFGPAAPEPS
- a CDS encoding DUF211 domain-containing protein — protein: MNIRRLALDVDKAHDRPDLIALAAAVEAVTGVEGVNVTVNGIDMETVGTDITVEGQNIDFEAVKKAIERTGAVVNSVDQIVCGERMVEREKRAR